One part of the Paenibacillus antri genome encodes these proteins:
- a CDS encoding copper amine oxidase N-terminal domain-containing protein yields the protein MRKAISALVAIMMTFAVFLPQQAQAASVIRIYIDGALLQTDQNPVIVNGRTLVPLRGIFEALNASVMWDQKTQTVTAFKRGTTVSLTIGDRTATIDQQTTQLDTPAQIINGRTVVPVRFVSEALGEEVTWDPKTQTVIIATSLDEVAAVSNVSVALENLYSDGRDMKISFAPPSDQTDVRHYRIMVVKAEKASSFDLTKAKKVRSSNYTTVSVNNASRSTALSSQSKDVDGELIRANQAYRVFVMTVGSESYALSKSSASIVITGSPAAGAATQVTMSDVSDYGDGRDVLVSFAKAQPDANVSGYRVMIVKSKDASKFTLAVANAVTSDYYVTVSKGNSSTLSAMFGSAARDVSGELIKNGETYTAFVLSLSQNAVASLNRLSAPSNSVTLANAVSVPVITSVADVGNHGDGRDLRVSFKKAADESRISGYRMFVVRSADAGSFTLAEAAKVSSGRHYDVSKTGSDMNVTLPSGMRDVKGNAVTNGVSYRVFAMGVANAPMYSNALSAPSSAITLSSANTVEAATSISVSDVGDANNGQDLRVSFRKASGENNINHYRIFVVKDANANSFHLGTANAITDPSYYTIAYKTGGDLSLQLLTGARDVNGALIQNGVKYRVFVMSVGDGIYWGTNALSSASAAITLTNNSVSPATNVTVNDVNDTGTGQDLRVSFVKAADESRVQHYRIFVVRSGNAGSFTLPTANAISNPELFTVVFKTGGDLSQALSSQARDVNGAYIQNGVSYRVFVLSVGGGSYNGTNALSSASPEITLSNQTAVAAVKNVKAVVKGTNGDPSDIEVSFSMSETEYAVRDYRAIVVPAAAADTYTLADANRAVSNGNYVLIQKLGRDISQRLTATLKDSDGQAIRSGDRYRVFVLATANGNASPALSSPSDDIVSIGQRTVPAPEVQNVAAEQGAGPMNLIVSFTNSNEVGVAHYAVLLVRDSDGGLTESMANGFYSAGNYTRVDRTARSAVLTGASVDVNGAPLAYNTPYKVYVLTIADGAAATVNKLAASAASVTLREI from the coding sequence TTGAGAAAAGCAATATCCGCGTTGGTCGCCATCATGATGACGTTCGCCGTATTTCTTCCGCAACAAGCGCAAGCCGCTTCCGTCATTCGGATTTATATCGACGGGGCGCTGCTCCAGACGGATCAGAACCCCGTGATCGTCAACGGACGGACCTTGGTGCCGTTGCGAGGCATCTTCGAAGCGTTGAACGCAAGCGTCATGTGGGATCAGAAGACCCAAACGGTGACCGCGTTCAAACGGGGGACGACCGTCTCGCTTACGATCGGCGACCGGACGGCGACCATCGATCAACAGACGACGCAGTTGGATACTCCGGCCCAAATCATTAACGGCCGCACGGTCGTGCCGGTGCGATTCGTCAGCGAAGCGCTCGGCGAAGAGGTGACGTGGGACCCGAAAACGCAAACCGTAATCATCGCCACATCCCTCGACGAAGTAGCAGCCGTCTCTAATGTGAGCGTCGCGTTAGAGAACTTGTACAGCGACGGGCGCGATATGAAAATTTCATTTGCGCCGCCGTCGGACCAGACGGATGTCCGACATTATCGAATCATGGTCGTGAAGGCGGAGAAAGCGTCCTCCTTCGATTTGACGAAGGCGAAGAAGGTGAGATCGTCCAACTATACGACCGTGTCGGTCAACAACGCGAGTCGAAGCACCGCTCTTTCGTCTCAGTCGAAGGATGTGGACGGCGAATTGATTCGGGCGAATCAGGCTTACCGCGTGTTCGTAATGACGGTCGGGAGCGAGTCCTATGCGCTGTCCAAATCATCCGCGTCTATCGTCATTACCGGCAGTCCGGCGGCGGGCGCCGCGACCCAAGTGACGATGAGCGACGTCAGCGACTACGGGGACGGTCGGGATGTGCTGGTCAGCTTCGCGAAGGCTCAACCGGACGCCAACGTTTCCGGTTATCGCGTCATGATCGTGAAGAGCAAAGATGCTTCGAAGTTTACGTTAGCGGTAGCGAACGCAGTAACGAGCGATTATTACGTCACGGTTTCGAAGGGCAACAGCAGCACGCTTAGCGCTATGTTCGGTTCCGCTGCAAGAGACGTCTCCGGGGAATTGATTAAAAACGGGGAAACCTACACCGCCTTCGTCCTGTCCTTGAGCCAGAACGCGGTGGCTTCTCTGAACCGGTTATCGGCGCCTTCCAATTCCGTGACGCTCGCGAACGCCGTTTCCGTTCCGGTCATCACGAGCGTGGCGGATGTTGGCAATCACGGCGACGGGCGGGATCTAAGGGTTAGCTTTAAGAAGGCAGCCGACGAATCGCGAATAAGCGGTTATCGGATGTTCGTCGTCCGTTCGGCGGATGCCGGCAGCTTTACTTTGGCCGAGGCGGCGAAAGTATCCTCCGGAAGACATTACGACGTTTCCAAAACCGGGAGCGACATGAACGTAACGCTGCCTTCCGGCATGAGGGACGTTAAGGGGAATGCCGTAACGAACGGCGTATCGTACCGGGTATTCGCGATGGGCGTCGCGAACGCCCCGATGTATTCGAATGCATTGTCCGCGCCGTCTTCCGCCATTACGCTGTCGTCCGCGAATACGGTGGAAGCCGCGACTTCGATCAGCGTCAGCGACGTGGGCGACGCCAATAACGGCCAAGATTTGCGCGTCTCGTTCCGGAAAGCGTCCGGAGAAAACAATATCAACCATTATCGCATCTTCGTAGTGAAGGACGCCAACGCCAATAGCTTTCACTTGGGAACGGCCAACGCGATCACGGACCCGTCATACTATACGATCGCGTATAAAACCGGAGGGGATCTCAGCTTGCAGCTGTTGACCGGTGCCCGGGACGTGAACGGCGCTTTGATCCAGAACGGAGTGAAATATCGAGTATTCGTCATGTCGGTCGGGGACGGCATCTACTGGGGGACCAATGCGCTGTCCTCGGCTTCCGCAGCGATCACGTTGACGAACAACAGCGTGTCTCCGGCGACGAATGTAACGGTTAACGATGTGAACGATACCGGCACCGGTCAGGACCTGAGAGTGTCGTTCGTCAAAGCCGCGGACGAGAGCCGCGTTCAGCATTACCGCATTTTCGTCGTAAGGTCGGGAAATGCAGGCAGCTTTACGCTTCCGACGGCGAATGCGATATCGAACCCTGAATTATTCACTGTCGTGTTTAAAACCGGCGGGGACCTCAGTCAGGCGCTGTCTTCCCAAGCGCGCGACGTCAACGGGGCGTATATCCAGAACGGGGTAAGCTATCGCGTGTTCGTCTTGTCGGTCGGAGGCGGCAGTTACAACGGAACCAATGCGCTGTCTTCCGCTTCGCCCGAAATTACGCTTTCCAACCAAACGGCCGTCGCCGCTGTGAAAAACGTAAAGGCTGTCGTAAAAGGAACGAACGGGGACCCGAGCGACATCGAGGTAAGCTTCAGCATGTCGGAAACGGAGTACGCTGTGAGGGATTATCGAGCGATCGTGGTGCCGGCAGCAGCAGCCGACACGTATACGTTGGCGGACGCGAACCGGGCCGTGTCGAACGGAAATTATGTATTAATCCAAAAGCTGGGGAGAGATATTAGCCAACGATTGACCGCGACGCTGAAAGATTCCGATGGCCAAGCGATTCGAAGCGGAGACCGGTACAGAGTGTTCGTGTTGGCGACGGCAAACGGCAATGCGTCCCCTGCGCTTTCCAGTCCGTCGGACGATATCGTCTCCATCGGTCAGAGAACGGTACCCGCGCCCGAAGTGCAGAACGTCGCGGCGGAGCAAGGCGCCGGTCCGATGAATTTGATCGTAAGCTTTACCAATTCGAATGAAGTCGGGGTTGCACATTACGCCGTGCTGCTCGTAAGGGATTCGGACGGCGGCTTGACCGAGAGTATGGCGAACGGTTTCTATTCGGCCGGTAATTACACGAGGGTGGACCGCACCGCGAGATCGGCCGTATTGACCGGCGCGAGCGTAGACGTCAACGGGGCGCCGCTGGCCTACAATACGCCATATAAGGTTTACGTATTGACCATCGCCGACGGAGCGGCAGCGACCGTGAATAAGTTGGCAGCCTCCGCGGCAAGCGTGACGTTAAGAGAGATTTGA
- the katG gene encoding catalase/peroxidase HPI has product MDSMATAAGKCPFLHGSVTTHNPSATSNKHWWPNQLNLNILHQHDRKSNPMGDDFDYAEEFKKLDYQALKQDLYDLMTNSQDWWPADYGHYGPFFIRMAWHSAGTYRTGDGRGGAGTGTQRFAPLNSWPDNGNLDKARRLLWPIKQKYGNKISWADLFILAGNAAIESMGGKTIGFGGGRADVWHPEEDIYWGAEKEWLGDNRYTGDRDLENPLAAVQMGLIYVNPEGPNGNPDPLASARDIRETFKRMGMNDEETVALVAGGHTFGKAHGAGDAALVGPEPEGAPVEAMGLGWLSTHGSGKGRDAITSGIEGAWTPNPTQWDNGFFDMLFGYEWQLTKSPAGAHQWTAVNPVEEHLAPDAEDASVRVPTIMTTADMALRADPAYEKIARRYHANPEEFADAFARAWFKLTHRDMGPRARYLGPEVPDEVFIWQDPIPAAGYELTDAEVSELKAKILDSGLTVSELVTTAWASASTFRGSDMRGGANGARIRLAPQKDWEVNQPAQLSKVLKILEAIQQDFGKNVSMADLIVLGGTAAVEKAARDAGFDVTVPFAGGRGDATQEQTDAESFAVLEPIADGFRNYQRKQYSVSPAELLVDKAQLLNLTAPEMTVLVGGLRVLGTNYGGTQHGVFTDRVGTLTNDFFVNVLDMGVQWKPADGGVYEGRDRATGEVVRTATTVDLVFGSNSVLRAIAEVYAQDDNQEKFVRDFVAAWVKVMNADRFDLKA; this is encoded by the coding sequence ATGGACTCAATGGCTACAGCTGCCGGAAAATGCCCGTTCTTGCATGGAAGCGTTACAACTCACAACCCTAGCGCAACGTCGAATAAACACTGGTGGCCCAACCAGTTAAACTTGAATATCCTGCACCAGCATGACAGGAAATCCAATCCCATGGGCGACGACTTCGACTATGCCGAGGAATTCAAAAAGCTAGACTATCAAGCCCTGAAACAAGATCTGTACGATCTCATGACGAACAGTCAAGATTGGTGGCCTGCCGACTATGGGCATTATGGTCCGTTCTTTATTCGGATGGCTTGGCACTCCGCGGGTACATATCGTACAGGCGACGGCCGTGGCGGCGCCGGCACCGGCACGCAGCGTTTCGCTCCGCTGAACAGCTGGCCGGACAACGGCAACCTGGATAAGGCGCGCCGACTGTTATGGCCGATCAAGCAAAAGTACGGCAACAAGATTTCATGGGCAGACCTGTTCATTCTAGCGGGGAACGCCGCTATCGAATCCATGGGCGGCAAGACGATCGGCTTCGGAGGCGGACGCGCGGACGTCTGGCATCCGGAAGAAGACATCTATTGGGGCGCGGAAAAGGAGTGGCTCGGGGACAATCGTTATACCGGCGATCGCGATCTCGAGAATCCGCTGGCCGCCGTCCAGATGGGTCTGATCTACGTCAATCCGGAAGGTCCGAACGGCAATCCGGATCCGCTGGCCAGCGCTCGCGACATTCGCGAAACGTTCAAGCGGATGGGCATGAACGACGAAGAAACCGTGGCGCTCGTCGCCGGCGGCCATACGTTCGGCAAGGCGCACGGCGCAGGAGACGCCGCGCTCGTCGGACCGGAACCGGAAGGCGCTCCCGTCGAAGCGATGGGATTAGGGTGGCTGAGCACGCATGGCTCCGGCAAAGGCCGAGACGCCATCACCAGCGGGATCGAGGGGGCTTGGACCCCGAATCCGACGCAATGGGATAACGGCTTCTTCGATATGCTGTTCGGATACGAGTGGCAGTTGACCAAGAGCCCGGCCGGCGCGCATCAGTGGACGGCGGTCAATCCGGTCGAGGAGCATCTCGCGCCCGACGCCGAGGATGCTTCCGTCCGCGTGCCGACGATCATGACGACCGCGGACATGGCGCTGCGCGCGGATCCGGCATACGAGAAGATCGCTCGGCGTTATCATGCGAATCCCGAGGAGTTCGCAGATGCGTTCGCTCGCGCCTGGTTCAAGCTTACGCATCGCGACATGGGGCCGCGCGCAAGATATCTTGGCCCTGAAGTCCCGGACGAAGTGTTCATCTGGCAAGATCCCATACCGGCTGCGGGGTATGAACTGACCGATGCCGAAGTCTCCGAGCTGAAAGCGAAGATCTTGGATTCGGGGCTTACCGTCAGCGAGCTCGTAACGACGGCGTGGGCTTCCGCAAGCACGTTCCGGGGCTCCGACATGCGAGGCGGCGCGAACGGCGCCCGCATCCGTCTGGCTCCGCAGAAGGATTGGGAAGTGAACCAGCCGGCCCAACTTTCCAAAGTCCTTAAGATCCTCGAAGCCATTCAACAGGATTTCGGCAAGAACGTCAGCATGGCCGATTTGATCGTCCTCGGGGGTACGGCCGCAGTAGAAAAAGCCGCGCGAGACGCAGGCTTCGATGTGACCGTTCCTTTCGCCGGCGGACGAGGCGATGCGACCCAAGAGCAAACGGACGCGGAAAGCTTCGCCGTGCTGGAGCCGATCGCCGACGGCTTCCGCAACTATCAGAGGAAGCAGTATAGCGTAAGTCCGGCGGAGCTCCTTGTAGACAAGGCGCAGCTGCTGAACCTGACCGCTCCGGAGATGACGGTGCTTGTCGGCGGCCTGCGCGTGCTCGGCACGAATTACGGCGGCACGCAGCACGGCGTATTCACGGACCGGGTGGGCACGCTCACGAACGACTTCTTCGTGAACGTGCTGGACATGGGAGTCCAATGGAAGCCTGCGGACGGAGGCGTATACGAAGGACGCGATCGCGCAACGGGCGAAGTCGTGCGTACGGCGACGACCGTCGACCTTGTGTTCGGTTCGAACTCCGTCTTGCGCGCCATCGCCGAGGTGTATGCTCAAGACGATAATCAAGAGAAGTTCGTGCGCGATTTCGTCGCCGCCTGGGTCAAAGTCATGAACGCGGATCGGTTCGACCTTAAAGCGTAA
- a CDS encoding RNA-binding domain-containing protein, which yields MDEKKIIRLLADWEHALLDFKETFYNPSESKSKTDFVKDVLSMANSTMTKPGYIVCGVKVLIDGRKEVVGIHQNTLVDDNNWVGILNQFASHPIEFRLHKIQLTELNKTIAVIEIFEEQVRPIFCIKADGEKLQKGLIYFRNGSNNDFANDLVTVEKMILGSVRKKQTQDSISDPTYNRYSKFPPAPYYNFVGRRDEINKVKEELLLHHKNYLLALNGDGGIGKTSIAYKIAEELLTDVDNGKTDFDDVIWISAKDQRIYFDQRLQLSREFNTLEDLYEKILLVFYDGHFISKQTLAQKESLVSQALQDTKFLFVLDNLEVFSQAEIEGIKTFISRAPSNHKFLLTSRHDLRVQDVVTIPRLDPENTKNYIEDVIRAFDLLNSNVPQELNDRQVQFDDLTSGNPLYIKFFISQMKNGRSLDDILSRRNQESEKALMAYCFDTTLANLKENEKKIMYSLAVDNSSEKQQISFNELRYLTLLQYQELHELLDNLTSLSMVERTYTNGRLLYSINNLLGAYLIDEKRIPAAEILKTKFRQQKMVHYSKTIDEPYITNFGLEEVTQPNELMSYNILMELLESKDNLLDNDPLLSEARILHKGNYLVPFLKYHNKLRHSDRFQLYTDIHMDFSVAEQGVSTINELIMLRSWKYFLYLNLEKYDEIIGDIEQNQLPQVEHTSLLLVILATAKSLKAREEYYKQQYKNHDELRFQANEIYEGHMESFDKKAYYRFIKRGVVSEYNKHNRHYSDGKREMEISNYVGTPRLLRHFEIC from the coding sequence ATGGATGAGAAAAAAATCATAAGATTATTAGCGGATTGGGAGCACGCTCTACTGGATTTTAAAGAAACCTTTTACAATCCAAGTGAGTCAAAGTCAAAAACAGATTTCGTCAAAGATGTTCTGTCTATGGCCAACTCAACTATGACTAAACCGGGTTATATTGTCTGCGGCGTAAAAGTGCTAATTGATGGTAGGAAAGAAGTTGTAGGTATCCATCAAAACACCTTAGTAGACGACAATAACTGGGTTGGAATCTTAAACCAGTTTGCGAGTCACCCGATTGAATTCCGTTTACATAAAATTCAGCTAACCGAATTAAATAAAACCATTGCTGTTATTGAAATATTCGAAGAACAGGTAAGGCCAATCTTCTGTATCAAGGCTGATGGTGAAAAACTCCAAAAAGGACTCATTTATTTTAGAAACGGATCAAATAATGATTTTGCTAACGACTTAGTTACTGTTGAAAAAATGATACTTGGTTCTGTAAGAAAAAAGCAAACCCAAGATTCTATATCGGACCCCACATATAACAGGTATTCCAAATTTCCACCCGCGCCTTATTATAACTTCGTTGGTAGAAGAGATGAGATCAATAAAGTAAAGGAAGAACTGCTTTTACACCATAAAAATTATTTACTCGCACTAAATGGGGATGGGGGGATTGGCAAAACGTCTATTGCTTATAAAATAGCGGAAGAGCTACTCACCGATGTTGACAATGGAAAGACTGATTTTGATGATGTTATATGGATTAGCGCAAAAGATCAAAGAATTTATTTCGATCAAAGACTACAGTTAAGTCGTGAATTTAATACCTTGGAGGATTTATATGAGAAAATTCTGCTTGTTTTTTACGATGGGCACTTTATTTCAAAACAGACATTAGCGCAAAAGGAATCTCTTGTTTCTCAGGCCTTGCAAGATACAAAATTTTTATTTGTCCTTGACAATCTGGAGGTCTTCTCACAGGCAGAAATCGAGGGAATTAAGACCTTTATTAGTAGAGCGCCTTCTAATCATAAATTTCTACTAACCTCAAGACATGACTTAAGGGTACAGGACGTAGTTACGATTCCTAGGTTGGACCCTGAAAATACAAAAAATTACATTGAAGACGTTATTCGGGCTTTTGACTTGTTAAATAGTAACGTCCCACAAGAATTAAACGATAGACAGGTTCAATTTGACGATTTAACAAGCGGAAATCCACTATACATAAAGTTTTTTATTTCTCAAATGAAGAACGGGCGTTCCTTAGATGATATTCTATCTAGAAGAAACCAGGAGTCGGAAAAAGCGTTAATGGCGTATTGCTTTGATACAACTCTTGCAAATTTAAAAGAAAATGAAAAGAAAATAATGTATTCATTAGCTGTTGACAATTCATCTGAGAAACAACAGATATCATTCAACGAGTTGAGATACTTAACATTATTACAATATCAAGAGCTTCATGAATTACTTGATAACTTAACCTCACTTTCTATGGTTGAACGTACTTATACTAACGGCAGACTTCTGTATAGCATAAATAATTTACTAGGAGCTTACCTGATTGACGAAAAAAGAATACCAGCTGCAGAAATTTTAAAAACGAAATTTAGACAACAAAAAATGGTTCATTATAGCAAGACTATAGATGAACCTTATATTACAAATTTCGGACTAGAAGAGGTAACTCAACCGAACGAATTAATGTCTTATAATATCCTCATGGAGTTATTAGAGTCCAAAGATAATCTATTAGATAATGATCCATTATTAAGTGAAGCTAGAATATTACACAAGGGTAACTACTTGGTCCCGTTTTTAAAGTATCATAATAAGTTAAGGCACTCAGATCGTTTCCAATTATACACAGATATACATATGGATTTTTCTGTAGCTGAGCAAGGTGTAAGTACAATAAATGAATTAATAATGCTGCGTTCCTGGAAATACTTCTTATATTTAAATTTAGAAAAATATGATGAGATTATTGGAGATATAGAACAAAATCAACTTCCTCAAGTTGAGCACACTTCGTTACTTCTAGTCATTTTAGCAACTGCTAAAAGCTTAAAAGCCAGAGAAGAATATTACAAACAGCAGTACAAGAATCACGACGAATTACGGTTCCAAGCAAATGAAATTTACGAAGGACATATGGAATCCTTTGATAAAAAGGCATACTATCGTTTTATAAAAAGGGGAGTCGTTAGCGAATATAATAAACACAA